The Dokdonia donghaensis DSW-1 DNA window CATAGGTGCAAGCTGGCTCACTAGAGAAAACATAGAGACCGAAAAGGAAAATCTCTTTGCCTATCTTGATGCGATGTGGAGCAAAGAACTTGAGAAAATAGGTAATCAAGAAGTACGCTTTATCTTTATGGGTTACTCGCAAGGAGTCTCTATACTCACCCGCTGGATGGCACATAGAGCGCTATCTTGTGATTATCTACTATTACACTCTGGTGCGATACCTCAAGAACTCGAAGCAACACACTTTAATTATTTACCACAAAGCACTACGGTAACTTATCTCTATGGAGATGAGGATGAGTACATCACAGAAGCCCGTAAGACAGAGCAACAGCTCAAAGGTTCGGCGCTTTTTGGAGAACGGTTAAATGTGCAGGTGTTTAAAGGAAAGCACGAGGTGCACGTTCCGTTTATAAATGAGATAAGTACTAAACTTATGTAAGTACTGGTTATGAGTACGCTTTCGCGAAAGCGTAAACCTAAAAAAAAAGCAACATAGACTGTTGCTTTTTTTATGAATTATTATATCTCTAGTAACCTGTTATCTCAAACTCACTACGCCTGTTGAGCTGGTGCTCCTCTTCTGTACATTGTCCAGCTGGACAATCTACTACAGGCTGGCTGTTACCATAACCTTGATACTGTATGCGAGTAGGGTCTATTCCTTTTTCTACAAGATAATCAAAGGTAGCTTTTGCTCTGTTTTGTGATAACGGAACATTATATGCCTCTGACCCACGACTATCTGTATGAGATTGTATTTTCATTTTGATGCGTTTATACTTTATAAGCTTTGCAGCAAGCTCATCGAGTACAACTTGAGAATCTTCTCTTATGCTATACAAATCAAAATCAAAGTAAATAGGAGCTACATCTATAAATAGCTTTCCTTCTTTTTCTACCACTTGTGGCGACTGTGTGTCTGTGAGTAACTCAAAACGGCTAGGGTCTTTATCTTTAAGATCTTTTGCAAGATTCTTTTGTTTCATCATCGTGAGTTCTGACTCGGTAAATATGCGATTGACTTTAATCACATAGGGAGCCTCTTGCACGCCTCTTATCTGGAAGTCTAGGCTACCTTGCTCGTGGTTATCTCCAGAGCCTATAAATGTATAATCATCTACAGTAAGTGGCACGGTAAAAGTACCCTTAGCGGCTTGTGTCTCGCTGTATATTTCTTTTCCTTGATATCCTATAATCTTAATAGTTGCATCACTTATTAACTCATTTGTTACAGCATCTCTTATTTCAAATTGTGAATTAAACTTTCTAGTAATAAGCTTACTTGTCTGGACAAAACTATAAATATCATCATCTTTTCCGCTTCTGTTTGTTGCAAAAAGACCTTCGTTTTGAGAGTAGTATGTGAGACTAAAATCATCATAAGGCGAGTTTACAGGTGCACCTAGATTAATAGGTTCTGTAAATCCTTTTACGGTAAGTGGAGCTACAAAGATGTCTAACAATCCTAGTCCTAATCTTCCGTCTGTAGCAAAGTATAAGTCTCCACTGTCTGACACATAAGGAAATTGCTCTCTGTGTGCTGTATTTATAGTAGGTCCTAAATTTACGGGTGTACTATAAGAGCCATCAAGATGTACTGTGACATAATAAATATCATAACCCCCTAGACCACCATCCATATCTGAAGCAAAGTAAAGTCGCTTACCATCTTTAGTGAGTGTAGGGTGCATATATGAAAATTGCTCTTTTACAAAAGGTAATCGCTCTGCCTCTCTCCAAACCTCATCTATGCGCACACTTTTATATAAGTGAACACGGTTCGTCCCTTCTTCATCAAAAATTCTTTTTGAATCACTTTTTTCATAAGCGCTACGCGAGATGTACATCTCATCTCCTGCTGCGTTAAAGCTTATATTACCATCGTGCAATGAAGAATTTACGCCTTGGCCTAAACGAACGGCTTCACCAGCAAGTTCATTTTTATCATTAACTCGTACTCCATAAATATCAAGAAAAGGTCTTTGTGTAGATTTAAAACGTTTTGCAAATAAAGTTCTAAAAACCTCATCATTGAGACGGTCTGAGGTAAAGAACACACTATCACCTACACGTACAGGTCCAAAATCATCTGCCTCAGAGCTTATGTTACTCTTTGTAGCATCAAATTTAGGATTACTGCTAGTTAAAGCTTTGACTGTTTCTAGCGCTTTAGTTTTATCAAAATCTTCTCCTTTGTTTTTATAATAAGCTTCAAGATAGTTTAATGCCTCTGCGCCCTCACCGGTGACCGTTAGTGCGTGGTACATTTTAAAGTTAAATTCATTATCAAACGTTCTATCTTGATCATTAAAACGCTCATTTACAAGCTGATTAAGATATAAAACTGCGTTCTTATAATCTTGACCTAAGTAATATGCATCTATTACATTACGTAAATTTTCTTTAGAGTTATTATCCCTAAGTGCTTGCTCATAATAATGTGCAGCACCTATATAATCTCCTCTCTTAAAGAACCGATCTCCTTTTTTAGATTGTGCAATGACTGTTTTACTCAGGCACAGTATTGCAAGTAGTAGGTATATATTTTTCATCTTAATAAAATCTAGGTGAGATGTATCTTTTCTGTAAGCCTAATATGTCAAAAGTGTATAACAATACAATCTCGTGACTCCCATTATTAAAGCTGTTGAGATCACTTACATTAAAATCGTAGCTATAACCTAATTTGAGACTGTTTGTGATATTAAAGCCGGCGAGAGCTGCGATAGCATCTTGATGTCTATAAGAGACACCTAGCTCAAATTTATCATCATAAAGTGCGTTTACAGAGAGGTCAAAAGTAAGTGGTGCACCACTCACCCACTTTGCTACACCAGAAGGCTTGATCTTGAGCATATCTGTCACCTCATAAACATATCCAGCCATTAAGTAAGCAGTAGGATCCTTTTTATAAAGTACAGAGCTTCCTCCATCTTCAAATCTATTTTCTATTTTATAAGGAATCACACTAGGAGAACTTAAGCCTATATAATAATTTTCTTTAAATAGAAATACCCCAGCACCTACATTAAGAGATGTGGTCTGGCCATTTTGAAAGGCTTGGTCACTAGTAATATTTTGCCCCGTAAAATCAAGACTCTGGTTATCAACCCCTAGTTTTAACCCAAATGATAGATTAGTACTTTCTGCTACATTAATTCTATAAGCAAAGTTTACATTAAGATTATTTGTAGTAAGTACATCTCCTATCTGGTCATTTACATAATTAACACCTATCTCTACACGCTCGTTGAGTGGGATGTTTGCAAAAACGTTTGCTGTGGTAGGCGCTCCTTCAAGACCTACCCATTGCGATCTGTATAGACTCCCTATACGTATGAGTCCTGGCTCATTAATCATATATGCAGGGTTTACCACACCCTGATTGTACATATACTGCGTGTACTGCGGTTCTTGTTGTGCGAGCGTAGATAGACTACAAAATGCCGCTAGTATGAATAATCTAAATTTCATAATATGCTTTTTATTTTATCTACTTAAGTAAAAGTTACCGTCTATAGGTTCTGTCTCCGAGTCGTTTGGATAAAGAATATAGAAATACACACCCGTAGGTAATTGATCTCCTAGTGCTGAGCCGGTGTTTGCACTTCCGTCAAAGGCTGGAGTATTTTTATTTCCTCTATACACAATGGTTCCGTATCTATTAAAGATTTGAATATCAAAATTTGGATATAAATCTGGGTACGTTCCTAAGTCTAGAAAATCGTTTTGACCATCACCATTGTCAGACACGCCGTCAGATATCTCTTGCTGACACCTACCATCTGCAAGTGGCAAGATATCGGCTAGGTATGAAACTCTTTCAGACTCACAATCATTTTCATCTATGGCAGCCACATAATACGTGACATTATTTTCTAGCAATGTGGATAATGGTAAGGGGGAGCCCGCTTCCGCGAAAGCGTACCAATTATAAACCGCTGCTCCAGTAACTAAAATATCTCCCAAAGTTTGATTATCATTTACACAAAACGTTTCTGGATCTGCTACCGAAGGTGTATTTATCGCTGTTATAGTAAAAGTAATAGTCGCATCATCATCACCACAATTGTCATTTTCTACGAGGTACATATATGAGAATGTCCCAGGTTCAAAATCGCCTATAGACAGTAACCCATCCTCTATAGTAAGCGATGTATCTAGATTAATAAACTGTCCCGTTACATCTGCACCATCACTCAAAAAGTCAAAAAGCGAGAGTGTATAATTACCAGGACAAACAAAGGTGTCTAGATCTTCTCCTGCATTTGCGATTCCGTTTACAGTGACATTTACCCAAGCAAAGGCCTCTGGACACACATCTGTTGCAGCAATGGTATAAATATAATCTCCGTCTAGCGCTATCATAGGGTCTAATATCGCTTCGCTTGAAGAAGAAACGTAACCACCAGGCCCCGTCCAGGTTCCTGTTGTATCTGGAGTACCAGAGAGTGATAAAAATAAATCAAGTGGCGCATCATCTTGACACAGTACAATACTTGAGGTAATACCCGGATCTTCTTGCTCAAAGACTGTAAAGTCTAGTGTAGCTTGGGCATCACAACCATTTTCTGTAGTGGTCGCATATACAAAACTAAAATCCTGCTCACCATCTATCTCCGGAAAGAAAAAGAAGTTATCTACCACCTCACCCGTTACCGCATCTGTAAACTCACCTAGAGGACCAGAATAAATAACCTCAATACCATTTGTTTCTAGCAAAGAGATAAGACTCACAAATCCTGCCTCATCACAAATAGTAACGCCTGTCGTGTTTTCTCCTGGGTAGTTGTTTTCAAAAAAGAAAACCGTAACTGTTGCACTTAACGCAGCACAAACACCGTTTGCTGGTGCTGTATATACATAGTTACCTTCGGCATTTATTGTAGGGTCAAAAATTGCTTCATTATCTGTGGTGATATATCCATCAGGCCCAGTCCAGGTTCCGGCAGTTGCGGGTGTACCTTCTAAAAAGTCAAATAAATTCACAACATCATCTACAGCACAAGTCTCATAAATGGCGTCTGCTCCTGGACTTACACTTTCAAATATGGTAAACTCTAGTGTCGCACTATCTATACAACCGTCATCTGAAGTTGTCGTATAAGTAAAATTAAAGGTCGCTTGCCCATCTATCTCTGCATATAAAAATGGATTTGCAACTTCGTCGCCACTTACCGTATCTGTCCACACTCCTTGTGTTCCTTCATAAATAGTATCTGTAGCGTTGGTATCTAATAAATTGATAAGATTAATAGGAGACTCTGCATCTACATCACATATCTCTACGCCTGCGGTATCTTCTCCTGCATACAGAAACTCAAGTAGCGTTATACTTAAAGTTGCCATATCTTCATCACAACTTTCATTACTAGGCACAGTGTATACATAATCTCCTGCGGCATTAGTCGCTGGATCATAATTTGCTACATTATCTGTAGTAGTGTATCCATCTGGTCCGGTCCAAGTTCCATTAGTATCTGGACTTCCTTCTAGTAGCGTAAAAAGATCTACCTCTTCACTATTTGCACAAATGTCTAATAGAGTATCATCTCCAGCGTTATATTGCTCATAAATAGTAAAGCTCAATGTAGCGCTATCTG harbors:
- a CDS encoding alpha/beta hydrolase, translating into MEENSITYTHTNTYTTLNDVTSQTKNVWVALHGMGYLSKYFIKYFKALDTKENYIIAPQAPSKYYQDKRFKYIGASWLTRENIETEKENLFAYLDAMWSKELEKIGNQEVRFIFMGYSQGVSILTRWMAHRALSCDYLLLHSGAIPQELEATHFNYLPQSTTVTYLYGDEDEYITEARKTEQQLKGSALFGERLNVQVFKGKHEVHVPFINEISTKLM
- a CDS encoding type IX secretion system membrane protein PorP/SprF, encoding MKFRLFILAAFCSLSTLAQQEPQYTQYMYNQGVVNPAYMINEPGLIRIGSLYRSQWVGLEGAPTTANVFANIPLNERVEIGVNYVNDQIGDVLTTNNLNVNFAYRINVAESTNLSFGLKLGVDNQSLDFTGQNITSDQAFQNGQTTSLNVGAGVFLFKENYYIGLSSPSVIPYKIENRFEDGGSSVLYKKDPTAYLMAGYVYEVTDMLKIKPSGVAKWVSGAPLTFDLSVNALYDDKFELGVSYRHQDAIAALAGFNITNSLKLGYSYDFNVSDLNSFNNGSHEIVLLYTFDILGLQKRYISPRFY
- a CDS encoding gliding motility-associated C-terminal domain-containing protein, with protein sequence MGKLYLFLIFFVTVATTTFAQCGDTETFTVCDMTVVDGDSNGTPDGIINLYEEFSTLSGTTITAADGMWFDPNFNFALDVVTGDLYLWDLDSSSELDTDYQFEFLSGTSGCPDDVQYLFNVVLGPYSGTVANTMDGAINLQVCQPAPPAECMQFTEIDLFQTMLSNPSPHSNGEWTYTGSSANFVSISGNRFLNVNIPYQEGPPLVDEETFELVYTVPGITPCDAEQSTTVTVSVVREPFAGFANQFNICDTELIAGNYDGDIDLLEDEFLVNENIEGIWLDATDPTGEISGPGDSVINLAQVYADLVLSNPRFGSQTYEYQYFVESRSTVCNDATSTIGFTFYESVRPFSQNENEATFCTTDETLGSVNLYDYVEFTTENGVLYDYPNNDYTNWTLVSGPSDLGLVSNTGDIATTTEDPEYTSQGTIDLSSLDPLTASGTYVFEFTVDEEYNAEAIEEQIFEIPDGCSSEINEDHPCDTQTAQITIIITNPNYAGEDTADLEFCENEETLTLTDLLETDGVQTVYVGQDGVWTDTATSTVVDNNFVIPEITGGSQTFDFVYNTTTSASDCTDSATLSFTIYEQYNAGDDTLLDICANSEEVDLFTLLEGSPDTNGTWTGPDGYTTTDNVANYDPATNAAGDYVYTVPSNESCDEDMATLSITLLEFLYAGEDTAGVEICDVDAESPINLINLLDTNATDTIYEGTQGVWTDTVSGDEVANPFLYAEIDGQATFNFTYTTTSDDGCIDSATLEFTIFESVSPGADAIYETCAVDDVVNLFDFLEGTPATAGTWTGPDGYITTDNEAIFDPTINAEGNYVYTAPANGVCAALSATVTVFFFENNYPGENTTGVTICDEAGFVSLISLLETNGIEVIYSGPLGEFTDAVTGEVVDNFFFFPEIDGEQDFSFVYATTTENGCDAQATLDFTVFEQEDPGITSSIVLCQDDAPLDLFLSLSGTPDTTGTWTGPGGYVSSSSEAILDPMIALDGDYIYTIAATDVCPEAFAWVNVTVNGIANAGEDLDTFVCPGNYTLSLFDFLSDGADVTGQFINLDTSLTIEDGLLSIGDFEPGTFSYMYLVENDNCGDDDATITFTITAINTPSVADPETFCVNDNQTLGDILVTGAAVYNWYAFAEAGSPLPLSTLLENNVTYYVAAIDENDCESERVSYLADILPLADGRCQQEISDGVSDNGDGQNDFLDLGTYPDLYPNFDIQIFNRYGTIVYRGNKNTPAFDGSANTGSALGDQLPTGVYFYILYPNDSETEPIDGNFYLSR
- a CDS encoding OmpA family protein; protein product: MKNIYLLLAILCLSKTVIAQSKKGDRFFKRGDYIGAAHYYEQALRDNNSKENLRNVIDAYYLGQDYKNAVLYLNQLVNERFNDQDRTFDNEFNFKMYHALTVTGEGAEALNYLEAYYKNKGEDFDKTKALETVKALTSSNPKFDATKSNISSEADDFGPVRVGDSVFFTSDRLNDEVFRTLFAKRFKSTQRPFLDIYGVRVNDKNELAGEAVRLGQGVNSSLHDGNISFNAAGDEMYISRSAYEKSDSKRIFDEEGTNRVHLYKSVRIDEVWREAERLPFVKEQFSYMHPTLTKDGKRLYFASDMDGGLGGYDIYYVTVHLDGSYSTPVNLGPTINTAHREQFPYVSDSGDLYFATDGRLGLGLLDIFVAPLTVKGFTEPINLGAPVNSPYDDFSLTYYSQNEGLFATNRSGKDDDIYSFVQTSKLITRKFNSQFEIRDAVTNELISDATIKIIGYQGKEIYSETQAAKGTFTVPLTVDDYTFIGSGDNHEQGSLDFQIRGVQEAPYVIKVNRIFTESELTMMKQKNLAKDLKDKDPSRFELLTDTQSPQVVEKEGKLFIDVAPIYFDFDLYSIREDSQVVLDELAAKLIKYKRIKMKIQSHTDSRGSEAYNVPLSQNRAKATFDYLVEKGIDPTRIQYQGYGNSQPVVDCPAGQCTEEEHQLNRRSEFEITGY